The genomic region CAAAATCAGGTCGTTGTAGGTAGAGTAAGCTTCCAGGCAAGATATGACACAACACAATACAGCATCCAAGCTCCAGAAAAAAGACTCAACTGATAAGCGATCGCTTAAAGTGCATAACGCAACGACGAAAATCACAGCACTATTAACAGCACGTCAATCATTGCGCCTTGCCTGGATCGGACATATTCTTACTGTAGCTTGGGCAATTGCTGCTGCGATCGCGACGGTTGGAAATTGGCGACTTGTTCAGATGTGGGAATCGCACGTGCAAACGATGTTTTTTGAACTGCGCGGACCAGTAGCACCACCAGAGGATATTGTCATTTTGGCAATTGATGAACCATCATTATCAATGCCGAAGCAATTGTTGCAGGAAGATTCCCAAAAATATGCCTACTTAGAACCCCTGAAAGCTTGGGCGTGGCGACGTAGTGCGTATGCGCAAGTCGTTGATCGGTTAATGTCAGCAGGTGCAAAAGTTGTTGCTTTGGATATTTTGTTGACAAATCCAAGTAGCTATGGAACCGATGACGATCAGCAATTAGCGCAAGTACTGCGCCGCTATTCTGGTAAAGTAGCATTAGCTGCCGAATATGCAGAAGCTGAAATTCATCAAGGAAGCTTAATTCAATTAGTACAGCCTGAACGCCTGTTTCGGACAAATCCGTCAGCAATTGGTACAATCAATTTTCCGCTAGAAGCAGACGGTAAAATTCATCGGTTTGCCAGTACTTTTCCCAAGCTATTAGCACAACAAGCGCAATATCCAAAAGAAACACTAGCAAAACTTCAAGATTTCCCTTCATTTGAAGAAGCTGTTGTCAAAGCCGTAAATCCTAATTTTGTTAGACCGCAAGCCGAGTATATTAATTTTTATGGTCCAGCAGGAACATTTGAACAGATTTCTTTTTGGCACGTATTAGATCCGGAAAACTGGAACACCTATTTACAGCAAGGAAAATATTTCAAAGATAAAATTGTCCTGATTGGGGCGACAGCAGCTTCACTCCAAGACTTTCATGGCGCACCATTTGCTAAAAGTTGGTTATATCCGCAACGAATGTCAGGAGTAGAAATTCAAGCAAACGCGATCGCAACTTTATTAAATAATCGCGCGATCGCCGAAGGAATTCCGAATACTAACACCCGCAGCTTGTTTATCCTACTTTTGGTTGGTAGTAGTGCGTTTTTAATTAGGAAATCCAAGCGCACCATTTTTCAATGCGCATCAACAGCAGGAATTGTTGTTGGTTGGGTAAGTATCAGTTATTTCAGTTTCATCTATGGCGGTGTTTACTTTCCGGTTGCAGTTCCCTTAGTTGCGATCGCCCTGGCGAGTTTTTCTTATTTAGGTACAGGTGCAGCGAGTGAAAGATTAAGAAAAATGAGTTTGCATCGTAGCTTAGAACGCTATGCATCTTCGCCTATTGTGCAGGAGATTATTAGCCAGCAAGATGACTTACAGTACTTACTAGAGCAGCGCGAGCTAGCAACAATGGGAAAGCTCATTGGCGGACGCTATAAAATTGTCAAAGTATTAGGTGCTGGAGGCTTTAGTGAAACCTATGTAGCCGAAGACAAACAACGTCCAGGGAGTCCACTATGCGTTGTCAAACAGCTTAAATTAGCCAGCAATAATCCCAAACACTTGCAACTTGCTAAACGATTATTTCAATTAGAAGCAGAAACTTTAGAAAAGCTAGGAACCCATGACCAAATTCCTCAACTATTGGCTTACTTTGATGAAGG from Chroogloeocystis siderophila 5.2 s.c.1 harbors:
- a CDS encoding serine/threonine-protein kinase, encoding MTQHNTASKLQKKDSTDKRSLKVHNATTKITALLTARQSLRLAWIGHILTVAWAIAAAIATVGNWRLVQMWESHVQTMFFELRGPVAPPEDIVILAIDEPSLSMPKQLLQEDSQKYAYLEPLKAWAWRRSAYAQVVDRLMSAGAKVVALDILLTNPSSYGTDDDQQLAQVLRRYSGKVALAAEYAEAEIHQGSLIQLVQPERLFRTNPSAIGTINFPLEADGKIHRFASTFPKLLAQQAQYPKETLAKLQDFPSFEEAVVKAVNPNFVRPQAEYINFYGPAGTFEQISFWHVLDPENWNTYLQQGKYFKDKIVLIGATAASLQDFHGAPFAKSWLYPQRMSGVEIQANAIATLLNNRAIAEGIPNTNTRSLFILLLVGSSAFLIRKSKRTIFQCASTAGIVVGWVSISYFSFIYGGVYFPVAVPLVAIALASFSYLGTGAASERLRKMSLHRSLERYASSPIVQEIISQQDDLQYLLEQRELATMGKLIGGRYKIVKVLGAGGFSETYVAEDKQRPGSPLCVVKQLKLASNNPKHLQLAKRLFQLEAETLEKLGTHDQIPQLLAYFDEGEEFYLVQELVVGHPLSQELPPGRQLQEATVIQILHELLQTLEFVHRHGVIHRDIKPSNIIRRHSDGKLFLIDFGAVKEVSNQVLDQEGQSSLTIGIGTQGYAPIEQCAGRVKFSSDIYALGMTAIRALTGLSPHELQFDADTGEILWMHKTQVSHEFATVLCKMVRHDFTQRYQSALEALSALEQLVSWHTSTLEIKDNSPVENSDTPTTPWSMASTEISDPSSTIVLPPQ